The Helianthus annuus cultivar XRQ/B chromosome 16, HanXRQr2.0-SUNRISE, whole genome shotgun sequence genome includes a window with the following:
- the LOC110915414 gene encoding UPF0183 protein At3g51130 isoform X1, translating into MLQRPRRRCEGTAMGVIVLDLRPGLGIGPFSLGMPICEAFAQIEQQPNIYDVVHVKYFDEDPLKLDVVISFPDHGFHLRFDPWSQVLYLEACNIRLRLIEIFDVKRLQMRYATSLIGGPSTPATFVAVYAVFGPTFPGIYDKERGVYTLFYPGLSFAFPIPSQYTDCCHNGEAELPLEFPDGTTPVTCRVCIYDSSTDSKVGVGSLMNKASAPPLPAGSLYMEEVHVKLGEELWFTVGGQHIPFGASPQDVWTELGRPDGIHQKQVDQMVIHSASDPRPKTTLCGDYFYNYFARGFDILFDGQTHKIKKFVLHTNYPGHADFNSYIKCNFVIHATELDGAYHQDMNSSKSSITPGTKWELVKEILGDCGRAAIQTQGSTSNPFGSTFVYGYQNVAFEVMKNGYIATVTLFQSF; encoded by the exons ATGTTGCAGAGACCCCGTAGAAGGTGCGAGGGCACAGCCATGGGTGTCATCGTTCTTGATCTTCGTCCTGGTCTCGGAATCGGCCCCTTTTCTCTCG GAATGCCTATATGCGAGGCGTTTGCGCAGATAGAGCAACAGCCAAACATCTATGACGTTGTTCATGTCAAGTACTTTGATGAG GATCCGTTGAAGCTGGATGTTGTCATAAGCTTTCCGGATCACGGTTTTCACCTCCGTTTTGATCCATGGTCGCAGGTACTATATCTTGAAGCATGTAATATT AGGCTTCGTCTAATTGAAATTTTTGATGTCAAACGGCTTCAGATGCGCTATGCAACATCACTTATTGG AGGTCCATCGACTCCAGCTACTTTTGTTGCCGTTTACGCTGTTTTCGGACCCACATTTCCTGGAATTTACGACAAAGAGAGAGGCGTCTACACTCTTTTCTATCCG GGGCTATCATTTGCCTTTCCAATTCCGTCTCAGTACACCGACTGTTGCCATAACGGGGAAG CTGAATTGCCATTGGAGTTTCCTGACGGGACGACTCCAGTAACCTGTCGTGTATGCATATACGACAGTTCGACCGATAGTAAAGTCGGTGTAGGATCATTGATGAACAAAGCTTCCGCTCCTCCGCTGCCAGCTGGCAGTCTCTACATGGAAGAAGTTCACGTTAAG CTAGGAGAAGAATTATGGTTTACAGTAGGCGGTCAGCATATCCCCTTTGGTGCTTCTCCACAG GATGTGTGGACAGAATTAGGCCGACCGGATGGAATTCATCAAAAACAG GTAGACCAAATGGTAATTCACTCTGCGTCAGACCCACGTCCAAAAACAACACTATGTGGCGATTACTTTTACAATTACTTTGCTCGTGGCTTTGACATATTATTTGATGGCCAG ACTCATAAGATCAAAAAGTTTGTTCTACATACGAATTATCCGGGGCATGCTGACTTTAACTCTTACATAAAGTGCAATTTCGTTATCCATGCTACAGAAC TGGACGGTGCGTATCATCAAGATATGAATTCCTCTAAAAGCAGTATTACACCTGGGACAAAGTGGGAGCTAGTGAAG GAGATTCTTGGAGATTGTGGTCGAGCTGCTATTCAAACACAAGGCTCTACAAGCAATCCGTTTGGCTCGACTTTTGTCTACGGGTACCAGAACGTTGCTTTCGAG GTGATGAAGAATGGGTATATTGCTACAGTGACTCTTTTTCAGTCATTCTAA
- the LOC110915414 gene encoding UPF0183 protein At3g51130 isoform X2 — protein sequence MLQRPRRRCEGTAMGVIVLDLRPGLGIGPFSLGMPICEAFAQIEQQPNIYDVVHVKYFDEDPLKLDVVISFPDHGFHLRFDPWSQRLRLIEIFDVKRLQMRYATSLIGGPSTPATFVAVYAVFGPTFPGIYDKERGVYTLFYPGLSFAFPIPSQYTDCCHNGEAELPLEFPDGTTPVTCRVCIYDSSTDSKVGVGSLMNKASAPPLPAGSLYMEEVHVKLGEELWFTVGGQHIPFGASPQDVWTELGRPDGIHQKQVDQMVIHSASDPRPKTTLCGDYFYNYFARGFDILFDGQTHKIKKFVLHTNYPGHADFNSYIKCNFVIHATELDGAYHQDMNSSKSSITPGTKWELVKEILGDCGRAAIQTQGSTSNPFGSTFVYGYQNVAFEVMKNGYIATVTLFQSF from the exons ATGTTGCAGAGACCCCGTAGAAGGTGCGAGGGCACAGCCATGGGTGTCATCGTTCTTGATCTTCGTCCTGGTCTCGGAATCGGCCCCTTTTCTCTCG GAATGCCTATATGCGAGGCGTTTGCGCAGATAGAGCAACAGCCAAACATCTATGACGTTGTTCATGTCAAGTACTTTGATGAG GATCCGTTGAAGCTGGATGTTGTCATAAGCTTTCCGGATCACGGTTTTCACCTCCGTTTTGATCCATGGTCGCAG AGGCTTCGTCTAATTGAAATTTTTGATGTCAAACGGCTTCAGATGCGCTATGCAACATCACTTATTGG AGGTCCATCGACTCCAGCTACTTTTGTTGCCGTTTACGCTGTTTTCGGACCCACATTTCCTGGAATTTACGACAAAGAGAGAGGCGTCTACACTCTTTTCTATCCG GGGCTATCATTTGCCTTTCCAATTCCGTCTCAGTACACCGACTGTTGCCATAACGGGGAAG CTGAATTGCCATTGGAGTTTCCTGACGGGACGACTCCAGTAACCTGTCGTGTATGCATATACGACAGTTCGACCGATAGTAAAGTCGGTGTAGGATCATTGATGAACAAAGCTTCCGCTCCTCCGCTGCCAGCTGGCAGTCTCTACATGGAAGAAGTTCACGTTAAG CTAGGAGAAGAATTATGGTTTACAGTAGGCGGTCAGCATATCCCCTTTGGTGCTTCTCCACAG GATGTGTGGACAGAATTAGGCCGACCGGATGGAATTCATCAAAAACAG GTAGACCAAATGGTAATTCACTCTGCGTCAGACCCACGTCCAAAAACAACACTATGTGGCGATTACTTTTACAATTACTTTGCTCGTGGCTTTGACATATTATTTGATGGCCAG ACTCATAAGATCAAAAAGTTTGTTCTACATACGAATTATCCGGGGCATGCTGACTTTAACTCTTACATAAAGTGCAATTTCGTTATCCATGCTACAGAAC TGGACGGTGCGTATCATCAAGATATGAATTCCTCTAAAAGCAGTATTACACCTGGGACAAAGTGGGAGCTAGTGAAG GAGATTCTTGGAGATTGTGGTCGAGCTGCTATTCAAACACAAGGCTCTACAAGCAATCCGTTTGGCTCGACTTTTGTCTACGGGTACCAGAACGTTGCTTTCGAG GTGATGAAGAATGGGTATATTGCTACAGTGACTCTTTTTCAGTCATTCTAA